A genomic window from Dama dama isolate Ldn47 chromosome 6, ASM3311817v1, whole genome shotgun sequence includes:
- the MRFAP1 gene encoding MORF4 family-associated protein 1 gives MRPLDIVELAEPEEVEVLEPEEDFEQFLLPVINEMREDIAALSREHGRAYLRNRSKLWEMDNMLIQIKTQVEASEESALNHLQNPDDGVEGRGTKRCEKAEEKAKEIAKMAEMLVELVRRIEKSESS, from the coding sequence ATGCGGCCCCTGGACATCGTGGAGCTGGCGGAGCCGGAGGAGGTGGAGGTGCTGGAGCCTGAGGAGGACTTCGAACAGTTCCTGCTGCCGGTCATCAACGAGATGCGCGAGGACATCGCGGCGCTGTCCCGCGAGCACGGGCGGGCCTACCTGCGGAACcggagcaagctgtgggagatgGACAATATGCTCATCCAGATAAAGACGCAGGTGGAGGCCTCGGAGGAGAGCGCGCTCAACCATCTGCAGAATCCGGACGACGGAGTCGAGGGCCGGGGGACCAAAAGGTGCGAGAAGGCGGAGGAGAAGGCCAAGGAGATCGCGAAGATGGCAGAGATGCTGGTGGAGCTGGTGCGGCGGATAGAGAAGAGCGAGTCGTCCTGA